A region from the Stygiolobus caldivivus genome encodes:
- a CDS encoding AAA family ATPase has protein sequence MYLERSEDKVVINDEGYKGLNEGYSVLNLVNLAKLPRDKVTVLNSVYDFLTGIMVLRVDPYEAISPVHASEVTAININGRGMVKVLHNLYSGGGLPGYIDVKEEGYSISFKLSDEGNVILYVNDHGVLVPPPSVPSGLIKMLTIMTALALRPKVLAIDEVEDSLHLKYIERLLDVFGYFSDGTQIILSTHSPAVIDLVNPSDLVLVSRVGLSTKVRKVNKKDGELKEFLVKNGITLSDAYFYGAI, from the coding sequence TTGTACCTCGAAAGGAGCGAGGACAAGGTAGTAATTAACGACGAGGGATATAAGGGACTAAATGAAGGGTATAGTGTTTTAAACCTCGTTAACCTAGCTAAACTACCCAGAGATAAAGTAACGGTGTTAAACTCAGTATATGACTTTTTGACTGGTATAATGGTTTTACGTGTAGACCCCTATGAGGCAATTTCACCGGTCCACGCTTCTGAGGTCACGGCGATAAACATTAATGGGAGGGGTATGGTAAAGGTCCTACACAACCTATACTCTGGAGGCGGTCTCCCGGGCTATATCGATGTTAAAGAAGAGGGGTACTCGATTTCATTTAAACTGTCTGACGAGGGGAACGTTATACTATATGTTAACGACCACGGTGTATTAGTACCTCCCCCGTCAGTCCCCAGCGGGCTTATAAAAATGCTCACTATAATGACCGCGTTAGCACTCAGACCTAAAGTCCTAGCCATAGACGAAGTCGAGGACTCACTTCACCTGAAGTACATCGAAAGGCTCCTCGATGTTTTCGGTTATTTCTCTGACGGCACACAAATAATACTTTCGACACACTCACCAGCAGTCATCGACTTAGTCAACCCTTCAGACCTAGTGTTAGTATCGAGAGTAGGTCTGTCTACTAAAGTCAGGAAGGTCAATAAAAAAGACGGGGAGTTAAAGGAATTCCTGGTCAAGAACGGGATTACCTTAAGTGACGCATATTTCTACGGTGCGATTTAG
- a CDS encoding type II toxin-antitoxin system VapC family toxin, whose protein sequence is MKIQYQVFLSAFKILNVTLKDSLTASRAYKRLRDKGVLVGSFDILIASQAINRDLTLVTRDKDFLRIKGGMETSSC, encoded by the coding sequence ATGAAAATACAATACCAAGTTTTTTTGTCCGCGTTTAAAATTTTAAACGTCACCCTAAAGGACTCCCTGACGGCCTCAAGGGCCTATAAAAGGTTGAGGGACAAAGGGGTACTAGTAGGGTCTTTTGACATCCTGATAGCTTCTCAAGCTATTAATAGGGACTTGACCCTCGTAACTAGAGACAAGGACTTCCTAAGGATAAAAGGGGGTATGGAGACCTCGAGCTGTTAA
- the cas2 gene encoding CRISPR-associated endonuclease Cas2, with product MYVILVYDVNEKRVNKVLNICRKYLTWIQRSVFEGEITEGKLYLLKNELKKVIKDDDMVIIFKLDGKFLVEKEVMGKGSADTNVL from the coding sequence ATGTATGTGATCCTCGTGTATGACGTTAACGAGAAGCGCGTGAACAAAGTCCTCAACATATGCAGGAAATACTTGACGTGGATCCAGAGGTCAGTTTTCGAGGGGGAGATAACTGAAGGTAAACTCTACCTCCTGAAAAACGAGCTCAAAAAAGTCATAAAAGACGACGACATGGTGATAATATTCAAGCTCGACGGGAAGTTCCTCGTGGAGAAGGAAGTCATGGGTAAGGGCTCGGCAGACACCAACGTGTTATAA